TTTTTGGTTGACTGATGATGTAATGGTAATGCAGGAGCTACAAGAATGGATTCGTGTGGCATGACCTTTCCGAGGACGATTTGATCCTGCCGGCGCAGGGCAATGAGTTTGTGCTCAAAGGTTCGGAGCTCTTGGATCAAACCCCTCCAGGTACATTGGGGATTCACATCCCTCCTTAATCATTGCTAGTTGAGTGTGGGAAACAAAATTATATGATCAGATTGAATGATGCTTTGGTTGGATATAGATCGGAACAATAACGGCACAAGCAATGTGAAGGTCCAGAATCCGAAACACCCTCTGCAAGACTCACCACCAGTTTGTTTTAAAGGCCAAGAAGCTTCTTGTTCTTCCTCTTCGGCAACAGTGGTAATTAAGGAGGCAAAACTTCCCCTGACGTCGACAATGCAACCAAATCCTCCTGCAATGCAAGAAGATGAGCTGTCACCCTCTACTCGTAGATCGGGCTCCTCAGGGAACTTTTCGCCGGAGCCTTGTGGTAGAACTGCCCCATCGTCAGCACTGGGTTCCCCTGACCCAGCGGACTACAGGATCTGCAAGCCCATCGGAGCTCAGGATGCCTCGACTCAAACTGATgatggaggaggaaggaggactTGTGGAACAAACACACGAGTTGTCGGTGTCTCCACCGATGATAGGCCTCCACATCTTGAATACAGCGAGAGCCAAAACGAGCAGACAATGTGCGTAAAGGAGGAGACTGAGATCGTTAAAGTAGAGCGATCACCACCGCCAACATTTTCAAGTATTCCTTTTTCTTGTGGGAAGATGAATACATTGGAGTCCTTGATCAGAGATGAAGTAAACAAAAGGAACAACTTCAGGGTTGTGGAGGAGGAGGATGTTTTCCtgccaactgggccaaaatttAAAGCCACAAATATGCTCATGAACGTGATAACATGTGGGTCAATCTCTGTGAAAGACCACTATGGCTTCGGATTTGTGCCAACCTATAGGCCAAGGTTCACTGATATGAAGTTCAGCTCACCAATGTTTTCCAATCCAATAGTTTTGGGGGAAATTAACTGCTTGCCAGAGAGCCAAAGAGGAATGGGCTTAAAGATGAAAAAGAAGGAATATATCAATGGGAGCATGATTGAACCAAACAAGTACAAGGAAGAAACAGGGGAAGGAGCTGCTGATCTAAAACAGTCATCTTTATTTGATGAGGACAGGTAGTGCAGAATTTTAATGCTTAAGTTAATTTTTGGTATAGAATTATTTCTATGAAGTgctaatattcttcacatagccCAATTGATTGGCTCTCATTTacataaatttgaattatctGAAAATCACCACATAATTATGTTTACTTGGGAAGTCTCTCCGCGTTTGCTGAATAGAATGTCTCATCCTCACTTGATGATAGTGTTATCTGTACCGTCATTTCGTATTCGTATTCTTTCTCTTACTTTTTGCAGCTTGGAAATTTAATTGATTATCAGGTATCAAAGGAGAAAAAGGAAAGTTTATAGAAGAAaatttttccttttcttgattAGCTACACTAATAAAGATGTTGAAAATACTTAACCTTCTTTTAAGtttatcaaagtatatttttatcaGCTCCCTGCCTTTTTTTTTACATAAAACATGGGGTGTGCCTCTTGGAGAACATATCAACCTTTTTTCCTAGAGTATGTATAACtaactttatttttagaaattgaattGTAACGGACCTCCTCAAACATCGAATATCTCTAGAGACATTAAAAGACCTCTTAAGTGATGGTAAAGCAAGGACTTGAGTATGTTGGATCTTCCTGGAATGAGCGGTAACCAAATATTTCTTGATGTATAATGCAGCACAGATA
The window above is part of the Musa acuminata AAA Group cultivar baxijiao chromosome BXJ1-1, Cavendish_Baxijiao_AAA, whole genome shotgun sequence genome. Proteins encoded here:
- the LOC135593423 gene encoding protein SOSEKI 3-like produces the protein MDARMRRYAPQTSPERTKVWTEPPPKHPLQQQQQGRKVPVVYYLCRNRHLEHPHFIEVPLSSPEGLYLRDVIDRLNVLRGRKMAAMYSWSCKRSYKNGFVWHDLSEDDLILPAQGNEFVLKGSELLDQTPPDRNNNGTSNVKVQNPKHPLQDSPPVCFKGQEASCSSSSATVVIKEAKLPLTSTMQPNPPAMQEDELSPSTRRSGSSGNFSPEPCGRTAPSSALGSPDPADYRICKPIGAQDASTQTDDGGGRRTCGTNTRVVGVSTDDRPPHLEYSESQNEQTMCVKEETEIVKVERSPPPTFSSIPFSCGKMNTLESLIRDEVNKRNNFRVVEEEDVFLPTGPKFKATNMLMNVITCGSISVKDHYGFGFVPTYRPRFTDMKFSSPMFSNPIVLGEINCLPESQRGMGLKMKKKEYINGSMIEPNKYKEETGEGAADLKQSSLFDEDRSFNIPFMKKDKEKAVDSAQSKCLPRTIKITSSKHSRNDQNETMMSPVSDKRNSSAGPDIFKSSPISSSNGGSKRIVDDSSVKGLSMRLESFREEKEKVIKIEERLTSGARVIIQSRSRCDDSEAALEGDVCQQRLKCP